From Rhodococcus antarcticus, the proteins below share one genomic window:
- a CDS encoding NAD-dependent epimerase/dehydratase family protein: protein MLLVTGATGFVGAAVVAHLHARGHQVRALVRDPARATVLPDGVEVAVADLTDVDALTRAVDGCEGVFHLAAAVGLSGAAVRQINVGGTARVVDACRRAGVRRLVHTSSSAAICVADPHGPGAVVDEGAAGGTALTDAYSTTKAEAEAVVLAAVHDGLDAVVATVVSVYGPSPRGPQGYNTLLAAAARGEVGDIVDTRVGWVLAEDVAAGQLDAYEQGEAGHRYVLSGEVASFPRLLNTYCGLVGSPHRVHPVPQGSALTDPPPFAERSEVYGHLGGYRVVDDAARALGSTPRGLDEGLELTARWMRTPG from the coding sequence GTGCTCCTCGTCACCGGCGCCACCGGGTTCGTCGGCGCGGCCGTCGTCGCCCACCTGCACGCGCGCGGCCACCAGGTGCGCGCGCTCGTCCGCGACCCCGCCCGGGCCACCGTCCTGCCCGACGGCGTCGAGGTCGCCGTGGCCGACCTGACCGACGTCGACGCGCTCACCCGCGCGGTGGACGGCTGCGAGGGCGTCTTCCACCTGGCCGCGGCGGTCGGGTTGTCCGGCGCCGCGGTCCGCCAGATCAACGTCGGGGGCACCGCCAGGGTCGTCGACGCCTGCCGTCGCGCCGGGGTCCGGCGGCTCGTCCACACCTCCAGCAGCGCTGCGATCTGCGTGGCCGACCCACACGGTCCGGGTGCGGTGGTCGACGAGGGCGCGGCCGGCGGGACGGCGCTGACCGACGCGTACTCGACGACGAAGGCCGAGGCCGAGGCGGTGGTCCTGGCCGCCGTGCACGACGGGCTCGACGCCGTCGTCGCGACCGTCGTCAGCGTCTACGGCCCCTCCCCGCGCGGCCCGCAGGGTTACAACACGCTCCTCGCGGCGGCGGCGCGGGGGGAGGTGGGCGACATCGTCGACACGAGAGTGGGCTGGGTGCTGGCCGAGGACGTCGCGGCCGGGCAGCTCGACGCCTACGAGCAGGGCGAGGCGGGGCACCGCTACGTGCTGAGCGGGGAGGTCGCGTCCTTCCCCCGGCTGCTGAACACCTACTGCGGGCTGGTGGGCAGTCCGCACCGGGTGCACCCGGTGCCACAGGGCTCCGCGCTGACCGACCCGCCACCGTTCGCCGAGCGCTCGGAGGTCTACGGACACCTCGGCGGCTACCGCGTAGTCGACGACGCCGCGCGCGCCCTGGGCTCCACGCCGCGCGGGCTCGACGAGGGCCTGGAGCTGACCGCCCGCTGGATGCGCACGCCCGGTTGA
- a CDS encoding TetR/AcrR family transcriptional regulator, whose protein sequence is MTTPRREQLLGVAAGLMAERGYHGVSINDLGAAAGVSGPALYRHFASKQAVLGEMLVGISQRLLDGGRARQGGGIDALLGFHVDFALTEPELIRVQDRDLASTTAEDRARVRRLQRAYIEVWVVHLRVVRPDLDEVVARARVQAVFGLLNSTTHAGRGLDRAQMGTLLQQLGSAALLAP, encoded by the coding sequence GTGACGACCCCCCGGCGCGAGCAGCTGCTCGGGGTGGCCGCCGGGCTGATGGCCGAGCGCGGCTACCACGGGGTCAGCATCAACGACCTCGGCGCGGCCGCCGGCGTCAGCGGGCCGGCGCTGTACCGGCACTTCGCCAGCAAGCAGGCCGTGCTCGGTGAGATGCTCGTCGGCATCAGCCAGCGGCTGCTCGACGGCGGCCGGGCGCGGCAGGGGGGTGGGATCGACGCGCTGCTCGGCTTCCACGTGGACTTCGCGCTCACCGAGCCCGAGCTCATCCGGGTCCAGGACCGCGACCTCGCCTCGACCACCGCCGAGGACCGCGCGAGGGTCCGCCGGCTGCAGCGCGCCTACATCGAGGTGTGGGTCGTCCACCTCCGGGTGGTGCGGCCGGACCTCGACGAGGTGGTGGCCCGGGCGCGGGTGCAGGCGGTGTTCGGGCTGCTGAACTCCACGACGCACGCCGGGCGCGGGCTCGACCGGGCGCAGATGGGCACGCTCCTGCAGCAGCTCGGCTCGGCCGCCCTGCTCGCGCCCTGA
- a CDS encoding carboxyl transferase domain-containing protein, giving the protein MGALVADLRARLAAAALGGPERSRQRHLDRGKLLPRDRVDTLLDRGSPFLELSPLAANGMYGDDAPGAGVITGVGRVAGRECVIVANDATVKGGTYYPMTVKKHLRAQEVALHNHLPCLYLVDSGGAFLPRQDEVFPDREHFGRIFFNQATMSSRGIPQVASVMGSCTAGGAYVPAMSDEAVIVRDQGTIFLGGPPLVKAATGEVVSAEDLGGGLLHSKTSGVTDHLADDDTHALQIVRSIVATLAPRTPVPWDLAAVEPPLHDPAELAAVVPADVRTPYDVREVIGRLVDGSRFHEFKAEYGATLVTGFAHLHGHPVGIVANNGVLFAESAMKGAHFIELCDQRKIPLLFLQNITGFMVGREYEAGGIAKHGAKMVTAVACARVPKLTVVIGGSFGAGNYSMCGRAYSPRFLWMWPNARISVMGGEQAAQVLGSVGDVDSDAIRAQYEDQGNPYYSTARIWDDGVIDPADTRTVLGLALGAAANAPLEPVGYGVFRM; this is encoded by the coding sequence ATGGGCGCGCTCGTGGCCGACCTGCGCGCCCGGCTCGCCGCGGCCGCGCTCGGCGGCCCGGAGCGCAGCCGGCAGCGCCACCTCGACCGCGGCAAGCTGCTCCCCCGTGACCGGGTGGACACCCTGCTCGACCGCGGCAGCCCCTTCCTGGAGCTCAGCCCGCTGGCCGCGAACGGCATGTACGGCGACGACGCCCCGGGCGCCGGGGTCATCACCGGGGTCGGCCGGGTCGCGGGGCGCGAGTGCGTGATCGTGGCCAACGACGCCACCGTCAAGGGCGGCACCTACTACCCGATGACGGTGAAGAAGCACCTGCGCGCGCAGGAGGTGGCGCTGCACAACCACCTGCCGTGCCTGTACCTGGTGGACTCCGGTGGCGCGTTCCTGCCGCGGCAGGACGAGGTGTTCCCCGACCGCGAGCACTTCGGTCGCATCTTCTTCAACCAGGCCACCATGAGCAGCCGCGGCATACCCCAGGTCGCCAGCGTGATGGGCAGCTGCACCGCTGGGGGCGCGTACGTGCCGGCGATGAGCGACGAGGCCGTCATCGTCCGCGACCAGGGGACGATCTTCCTGGGCGGTCCGCCGCTGGTGAAGGCCGCGACCGGCGAGGTCGTCTCAGCCGAGGACCTGGGGGGCGGGCTGCTGCACTCCAAGACCTCCGGGGTCACCGACCACCTGGCCGACGACGACACCCACGCCCTGCAGATCGTCCGGTCGATCGTGGCCACGCTCGCCCCGCGCACCCCCGTGCCCTGGGACCTCGCCGCGGTCGAGCCCCCGCTGCACGACCCGGCCGAGCTCGCTGCGGTGGTCCCCGCCGACGTCCGCACCCCCTACGACGTGCGCGAGGTCATCGGGCGCCTCGTGGACGGCAGCCGCTTCCACGAGTTCAAGGCCGAGTACGGCGCCACCCTGGTCACCGGGTTCGCGCACCTGCACGGCCACCCCGTGGGCATCGTCGCCAACAACGGCGTCCTGTTCGCCGAGTCGGCCATGAAGGGTGCGCACTTCATCGAGCTGTGCGACCAGCGCAAGATCCCGCTGCTGTTCCTGCAGAACATCACCGGGTTCATGGTCGGCCGCGAGTACGAGGCCGGCGGCATCGCCAAGCACGGCGCCAAGATGGTCACCGCCGTGGCCTGCGCCCGCGTCCCCAAGCTCACCGTGGTCATTGGCGGCAGCTTCGGCGCCGGCAACTACTCCATGTGCGGCCGCGCCTACTCGCCCCGCTTCCTGTGGATGTGGCCCAACGCGCGCATCTCCGTGATGGGCGGGGAGCAGGCCGCGCAGGTGCTCGGCAGCGTGGGTGACGTGGACTCCGACGCGATCCGGGCGCAGTACGAGGACCAGGGCAACCCCTACTACTCCACCGCGCGGATCTGGGACGACGGCGTCATCGACCCCGCCGACACCCGCACCGTCCTCGGCCTCGCCCTCGGCGCCGCCGCCAACGCACCGCTGGAGCCCGTGGGCTACGGCGTCTTCCGGATGTGA
- a CDS encoding endonuclease domain-containing protein, giving the protein MDHAALHRTLERHAGLVTLDEARAAGLTATMVSDRVWTRRWRQVGPRTYFVAGHRWTDEARTRAAVTGTALTVLEAAVALEHGSRFLDRVLPHGVPVDALGQAHARALLRLLRGAGLTGLRRGYQVLGHEIDAAFPAARVAIEVDGGDRHHGAGRFAADRVRQDALVSAGWTVLRVTWHQLQDEPERVLTEISGAVRRGLVARPVVARP; this is encoded by the coding sequence ATGGACCACGCCGCACTGCACCGCACCCTCGAGCGCCACGCCGGACTCGTCACGCTCGACGAGGCCCGCGCCGCAGGGCTCACCGCCACCATGGTCAGCGACCGCGTGTGGACCCGACGCTGGCGACAGGTGGGCCCGCGGACCTACTTCGTGGCCGGGCACCGCTGGACCGACGAGGCCCGCACCCGCGCGGCCGTGACCGGCACCGCGCTCACCGTGCTGGAGGCGGCCGTCGCGCTCGAGCACGGATCGAGGTTCCTCGACCGGGTGCTGCCGCACGGGGTGCCCGTCGACGCGCTGGGCCAGGCGCACGCGCGGGCGCTGCTGCGGCTGCTCCGGGGCGCCGGCCTCACCGGGCTGCGGCGCGGGTACCAGGTGCTCGGCCACGAGATCGACGCGGCGTTCCCGGCTGCGCGGGTGGCCATCGAGGTCGACGGCGGGGACCGGCACCACGGTGCTGGGCGGTTCGCCGCGGACCGGGTTCGGCAGGACGCCCTGGTCTCGGCGGGGTGGACGGTGCTCCGCGTCACTTGGCACCAGCTGCAGGACGAGCCCGAGCGCGTGCTGACCGAGATCAGCGGCGCGGTGCGTCGGGGGCTCGTGGCACGACCGGTGGTGGCGCGGCCCTGA